In Thermoplasmata archaeon, the sequence CCCCGATCTTGATGCCCATCGTCGCGGCGATGGGGTTGCCCACGCCGAGGAGACCGCCCGAGGGACACGTGGGCAGATCGCCGTCCCGCTGGGTCACCCCCTCCTTGGTCAGGATGGGCGCCTCCCCCTTCTTCGCCAGGAGCAATCCTTCCATGTGGTGCAGCTCCTTGTAATCGAATGGGTCGTAGGGCTCGGCGAAATCGATCTGGCGGCGCGGGGTGTCGATCCGGGCCTGCTTGTACGCCATCTTGGCGGCCCGCGCGACGTACTCGGGGAAAACCAGGTCGCGGTCCGTCCACATCGTGGAGTCGATGCACCATCCCACGCCGCTGACCCAGGCCTTGTCCTGCACCTTCCGCTTCCGGATGACGTCCTCAGAGGCGAGCACGACGGCGGACGCCCCGTCGCTCGGCGGGCTGATGTCCAGTCGGTTCACGGGCCACGCCATGATCTCGCTGTTCAGGACGTCCTCCACGGTGATGTTGGGGTCCGCGAGCTGCGCGCACGGATGGCCGACCGCGTTCCGCTTGTTCTTGACCGCCACCAGGGCGATGTCCTCCTTCTTCACGTGGTGGACGGTCATGTAGCGGTTCATC encodes:
- a CDS encoding thiolase domain-containing protein, translating into MRKVGVIGAGMTLFRRRLQDTPKELCYEASKMALDSAGLTLADVNMVVSGSAPDAFDGVHMKGEYYADGCGAYGRPYMRVFTGGGTGVFSTIAGWWHVASGLADVVLVVNEEKMSPCQPHAQSVFGHIWDPILDRPLKPNLVWIFAMEMNRYMTVHHVKKEDIALVAVKNKRNAVGHPCAQLADPNITVEDVLNSEIMAWPVNRLDISPPSDGASAVVLASEDVIRKRKVQDKAWVSGVGWCIDSTMWTDRDLVFPEYVARAAKMAYKQARIDTPRRQIDFAEPYDPFDYKELHHMEGLLLAKKGEAPILTKEGVTQRDGDLPTCPSGGLLGVGNPIAATMGIKIGELFWQLTGQAGKRQIPHEVRTGVAQAWGDLMQYGAVVVMRA